GTTCCATTTCCACCATTTATCAAAAGTACCTTCCTAGGAAAACCTCAGAAAAAAGCTTCAAAACAAAAAAAGTAAACATTCTGTCCATGAAGTTTAATGCAAGGATCAATAATGAAACGGAAAACCCAGATCACAAAGGTGGTTTTCAAATAAAAAGAAGTATTAAGATTGTTTAAATCAACATGAAGAAAGACCAACTTTTTTCTATATCAAAAGGAAGAAAACAAGGAATGTTTCACTTAAACACTAAGTCAAAAAGCTTTCAAAGTTGAAAATAATCAACTTGTTTACttataaaaacaaagaaaaagttaATGAAAGAACCTATAAGAAGTAAGAAGAAGGCAATGAACTGATCTTTATAGGAAAAGAGAGAGATTCATAAGAGGTTTtgtaaaaaagaatttaaaagagAATGGTGAGCAGTGTGGCATGCAACCCCACGTGCATCTCTTTCTATATGTCCACTTCctttttttcctttctcttttttatttttctttttaatctcAAAACTACAAAAGATTATCATTTATGTTTCTTTCTTAGAGTCCCTAAGTTTATTAGATTATCATTTCGTTGTTCATTTGACAGCAAGTTTTAATTTAACAAAGTTGTATTGTCTTGTTATATAGTGGTAAGGCTGTACCCCCATTGTTAAGCATCCAAGGCATTGGATTATATGCATatagaaccaaaaaaaaaatgatatagAAATGTAAATTATACAGCtagaatgaatatatatatataaaagagttTACCCACTTCTAAAAGAGGACAAAGATCAAAAGTAGTGGGAGAATGTCAATGCCTACCCTTTAACCTGACCCACCACACTTGGAAATGATCAGATCTCtgcaattatatatattttcctgGTTTATGTATATCAAGAAATCTAACCATAGATCACTTGTCTTCCATTGTAGGAATTTGATAAGTGGACTGGATTTGCTTTATGTTTATGTGCATGTAGCTTGAAGAACATTGTCTTCATATAGGGTATATTACCTCTCaaaatataaacaacatttaaatCCACTTATCTTGCTATGATATTGATTCCAAAATGCATGAAAACTCCATTCATATATATAAGCACACCTTTCAATATAAATTGATTAATATGGTAACTGCATTGAACTGGTGAAGGCTTACTTGAAGGtcataatataaaaaaaaggtAATTATGAATACATAAATGAAAAATGACTGACCATGAGTTCATTATATAAGGTTATGATTACTGTAATAGAAAAAGATGGAAATTTACTATCTGTCTTGACTTGGGAACCGGGAAGCACTTCATTTTCCTAGGCATAAAGAAAATGTGTGCACACGTGCATGTAATTTGCTTAATGGAGGGGGTTACAACATATAATATAGAAAAACAAACTCACGTGGAAAGGTTAACTTAAATGGTTGTCTCTAATGCAGTTCCTGTCAGGGGAATATGAAGCTTAAACCTTGGATACCATCCTTCTAATTTTCAACTAAACCCCACTTTTTTAAACAAACATGAAACCCCATGATTATTTTAGTTCATGATGAAGTAGACCGATCAGCCCTTGTCTGATCTTAATACACAACACAATCTGGAATGGTTCTGCAATGGACAAAGTAGTATTTCTACCAGCAAGGGTTAAGGCCAGACATTGAAAAAGAGGACAAGCCAGCAAGGACAATATAAGAATTGTTAATATATTCTTCTTAGGGTTgtgtgtaaaaaaataaaatgtgcTGCTTAAGAAGAAAGGATTCTATAATAATGATGAATACACCTTTAATTCACTGGCCTTTTTTTATGGTTAAAAATGAGTAAAATATTAACTTTTGTACCTACAGAAAATTGCAAGTGGCCCTTGGGTTGTGTAAGATGCAATTTGTTTTGTCTAGTGAAGTGTGTTTCATAAGTTTGCCTCTTATGATATTTTATGATATTCAATCCTTGGATACCCTGtgttttatgtttatgttttcaTTAAAGAAATGGGGGCTCTGAGAACTTTAACAATGCCTGGCAAGTAACTTCAACATATACAAGATTGAACAACAGTTTTGCATCAATGTCTGTCATGTACTCGAACATCAAACTAAAGCAAACAGACAGTTGATGGTAAAAATACCATGAAAACCCTTATACTATGTGTCAGATTACATTTTAccccctctactaaaaaaatggACAAACTAGTCCCATATAATAGATTAAAAAGCAAATTAGTTCTTTCTatgaaaaatttcatttatttctactattaaaactGAGAATCACCAAACTAGTTCCtgtatattagatcaaagagcaaattggtcccTTTTATTAAAAATCCCACTCATTTGTGCTATTAAGAACTGACATGGCTAACAAAATCACCAAAAAGTGACATGTCACATATACTTACGACGTACAGGGACTAACTTTTAACAgcagaaatagatgaaatttttaacagatacCAAATTACTCTTTGATATAACGTTCAAAGACTAATTTCCCCCTTTTTTGAGAAGAATGGCTATAATGCAATCTGAATTTTAGTACAAGAGCGTTAATGATACTTTTACCCTTGAAATCTTAAGTTGTCGGTtcaccaaaaataaaatttatcaattGACAAAACCAGCTGCAGACAAGATTCAAACTGCAGCAATATTGAGAGATTATGCAAGAATAACGAGAGAAAAGAACATGATAGAGTTGTAAGCGATTTCATTAAGATAAAAAGAATCGCCTTAAAGGTTGAAAAATCAGTTGAACTTGAAAACTGATGGGCAATTTATTCCAGAAAATAGATATACACAAGCAGTACTGCAACTTAAATCAATTCTAGTTTCTACCCTCAAATTCACAAAGTGCCCACTTCTAGAACCAGGATAGCTATTAGCTAAGGACCCAAAAGGAAATTATCCTGGACTATGAGTCCATATCCAACCCATACCTTCCACCGTGAGTGCTCTCTAACACTGTTAAATCACTTTAGTCTTCAGTGACTCAGTTGTTGCTAGGTAATGGAACTGTTAATAGTATCTAAAAAAGCTTTTTCAGTTTGTTGTGTTCCACTTCTCATCATTGTGCAAAACTCCTCGTAGTTAATTCTCCCGTCCTGTTGAATTCAAATAGTGTTAGTACCAGTAATGTAAACACGTTATAAAATGTTCCAAAAGTTTGATTTGCAAACTTACATTATCGGTATCCACTTCAGAGATTACAGCCCTGATGCTGGCTTCATCCACCATTCCATACTCCTTCATAGCAGTCTCTAGTTCATCCTTTGTAATGTACCTGTGACGAATAATATATGTAGGGATGAAATTAACATCAAACAAGCGGCAGTCTATGAATTTGTCCTGGAAATCTGTCAAGTTTTAGCTCCTTCAAATATTCTTAACGATTATCGAGCATCTAAGAGAAGAACCAGAAAAACTTTCGACATTTAACAAGAAAATTTTATGGCAGATATACCTGAGAATAACAGATCATTCAGGTAGTGCTCACACATATATTTTCAACATTTAACAAGAAAATTTTTCATAAGTTCTTTGGCATATCAGTTCAATGTCGAATGTGGCCAGTTTAGCATTAGGTCAGTAGAAGGATGCAGCTACAATAACGAAAAGACGAAAACTCGGTACTCACCCACTGTTATCTTTATCAAAATACTGGAATGCTTTGTATAGGAGCTCATCTCTATCAAGTCTGTATCTATTCATTGTAGCTGAGATGAATTCAATATAGTCTATAGTTCCATTTCCATCTACGTCAGCCTGAAATGTATTGTACGTAATTCCAAGAAGGCCATTGGAGTGTAAGATGGAAGCAATAATAAACTACAAACAAAATGAGCAACTGTAATAGTTGTGAGGTAGATAAATACTTACAGCTTCCATTAACTGCTTTACTTCAGCTTCGGAGAGCTTTGATCCAAGACGAGCCAAACCTGTCTTCAGTTCTTCATAGGTGATTGTGCCACTCTTGTCTGTGTCCATGTTTGTGAACATTACTTTAAGACCTTTAATCTCTTCTTCAGATAGATTTTCTGCGATAACCTATAGGGTATTTCCGATAAACCAACATTATTAATTGAAGACAGAAGAAGAACAATTCATAGGTCTAAAGAATTTCAGGATATCTGTTGTAAGAATACAAGCGTGCTGCATAAACTGTCATGCTTAGAGCTATCGAATAAGAAGCCACTTCAATGCAAATTGATATCATACCTTCAACGCAAGCTTCTTCAGCTTATTCATTGCCCTAAACTGCTTCAATCTGGAGAGAACCGCGCTACCTATTGGCTTGTCTGATGCTTCACCATCTTCTCTCATCCAAGGATGCTCTAACCATACCAGTAATATATGTTAATCAAAAACATCGAAACAGAAGAAGGCTAACATAATATTAGAATATAATTTGAACCTATCTTAATCAATTGACAAACAAGGAAAGCCAGAAGGGTCGCATACTGTCATATGAGCGGATTGAAGTTTTATAAGAAACCTTCATAAAAATTGAATTTCTGAGTAAAATCAGACCATCAAACTAGACACAGTAATATATCTCCAAGAACTATAACCAATAACTAAAAAGGAATACAGACCAAGAACTTGTGCAGAAGTGAACCGCTTTTTCGGGTCCTTTGTTAGCATCTTTCTCACTAGATCTTTGGCACTTTCAGAAATTGAAGGCCATGGCAGACTTTCAAAATCTAGTTTTCCTTCACTAATGGCATCAAATATTCCTTTCTCAGTTTCTGCAATACAATTTCAGCAAATATATCAATTTCTAGAACATGTAGAAGTAGCAAACACCTAATGTTTTTCCTATTACCAGCCCAAAATGGAGGGACACCACTAAGTAGAATATACAAAATAATGCCTGCACTCCATATGTCAACTTCCTTTCCATAACTACGTCGTAGAATTTCAGGAGCAACATAGTATGCACTACCTACTATATCACGATATCTCTTCCCTGAGACGAAAATAAAAATGGTTATTACATTTGCAGCAAAAATATCACTTGAATCAATCACAAAACAGAATGGTATCAAAAGGTGAAGGGAAACTTTAGTGATCATTGCACCTTAATGAGTATGCCAACTTCCAATGATGTCAATTTACTTTCAGTAAAAGTATCAAGGAGACCCCTATACTAGGAGTcagattacattttgccccttttactcaaaaaatgggcaaattagtccctctatgttagatcaaagagcaaaatgGTCCTTcctgttaaaattttttatttacattGTATCACATGTTCCCTATGCCGACATTCAGGGATCAATTTTAAACGTAGAAATGGATGGAACTTTAACAGAAAGATAAaattgctctttgatctaacatacagggactaatttgcccatttttcgACTAAAGTGGGGCAAAAAGCAATCTGACTTCTAGTATGAGGACCTCCATGGTACTTCTACCATTTACTTTCATACCAATTTGTGCATCTGAAATTTAAGTgttcaaaaacccaaattaagcAACAAAACAGTAAGACTTTTGAATTTAAGATCACAAATCATATACAGCATACATAAGAAAGGACATATGGTGGTAGCtatggaaaatcatcaaaattttcaattagCTACATGCACATTCTAAGAATCAAATAAGTAAACCAATTCATTGAAAAAACACTATTATAAAACATAGGGAAAATTGGAAATTGAACCTTCTTCAATAAAGACAGACAAGCCAAAATCAGTGGCTTTCAACATAGCTCCAGCATCCTTACTAGACAGCAAGAAATTCTCAGGCTTAAGATCACGGTGGATCACTCCCATGAAATGACAAATATGAACCACATTCACCACCGAGTTAAAAATACCTGCTGCAGCTCTCTCAGAGTAATGTCCTTGAGCAATAATCCTATCAAAAAGCTCACCCCCAGCACAAAGCTCCATTACAAGATGAACAGATTGCCTATCCTCATAAGCACCCCTAAATTCCACAATACATGGTTGACCAGACAAATGCTGCATGATTTGAACTTCCTTTTTTATATCTTCCCTATCTTGTTTACTCCTCAACTTCCTCTTCAATATTGATTTACAAGCATAAGTGTTACCAGTTGAATTTTCAGTACACAAATAAGTTATCCCAAACTGACCTCTACCAAGTTCTTTCCCAAGCTTGTAGTATTGCTTAATGTCTTCCAATGGCTTCCCTAATACTGTATCTTCCATTGTTTGAATTGGCCTTGTGCTTGCTGGTGAAGGCTTCAAAGGGACAGACACTGCTTGGGGTTGCCTTGTTTGTGGAACTTGAACTTCAGGCACTGATACTTTCTGGGTTTGAACTTGTTGTTGGGGCCGTCTTGTTTGAGGCATTGATACTTCCTGGGTTTGAACTTGTTTTGGTTGTGTTGTTGGCATTGAAGGAGGATCCGGCAATTTATGCTTGCTGCTAAAACAACCCATCTTTCCAAAGAAAGGAGTAAACTTTGGGAATTTTTGGAAATTGGGTTTCTTCGGAAATTTATGAATAGAATAAACTTGGGAAGTAAAGGTTAAAGCTTTGCACAAAAAATATAAGATTTTTCTATTAAAAGAACCCAGTTTAGGCAAAGCCGAGGCCTTGATGggctctttctttttatttttccctgATTTAGAGGATAATGGAAAAccataaaaggaaaagaaaatgcaAACTGATGATTTTTTTCGGGGCAAGTTAGTATTTTATCACGTTGttataaaagttacaaaataactatttgtataatttatttcttttaaatatgtaattaataaaattaaatattaattaattatacgagattataaaataaataaaaataaaaatattaaaatacaaaatacaaaattttaaaatattaattttgtatatattaataaatagatGTGAGATGAGGACACCATTTCAATTACTTCCATGTTAAAAGTTGTTTTTCCAATTGTTATGTACCTTTTTGTGCCACAATAATTGTGACATTTTGGgagtaaaattatttaaattataattttttgaacTATACTCTGACTCTATCCTTTTAATAAAGGAtactataattttaataattttaaatttctta
The Gossypium arboreum isolate Shixiya-1 chromosome 10, ASM2569848v2, whole genome shotgun sequence genome window above contains:
- the LOC108489630 gene encoding calcium-dependent protein kinase 21-like, giving the protein MGCFSSKHKLPDPPSMPTTQPKQVQTQEVSMPQTRRPQQQVQTQKVSVPEVQVPQTRQPQAVSVPLKPSPASTRPIQTMEDTVLGKPLEDIKQYYKLGKELGRGQFGITYLCTENSTGNTYACKSILKRKLRSKQDREDIKKEVQIMQHLSGQPCIVEFRGAYEDRQSVHLVMELCAGGELFDRIIAQGHYSERAAAGIFNSVVNVVHICHFMGVIHRDLKPENFLLSSKDAGAMLKATDFGLSVFIEEGKRYRDIVGSAYYVAPEILRRSYGKEVDIWSAGIILYILLSGVPPFWAETEKGIFDAISEGKLDFESLPWPSISESAKDLVRKMLTKDPKKRFTSAQVLEHPWMREDGEASDKPIGSAVLSRLKQFRAMNKLKKLALKVIAENLSEEEIKGLKVMFTNMDTDKSGTITYEELKTGLARLGSKLSEAEVKQLMEAADVDGNGTIDYIEFISATMNRYRLDRDELLYKAFQYFDKDNSGYITKDELETAMKEYGMVDEASIRAVISEVDTDNDGRINYEEFCTMMRSGTQQTEKAFLDTINSSIT